Proteins co-encoded in one Papaver somniferum cultivar HN1 chromosome 5, ASM357369v1, whole genome shotgun sequence genomic window:
- the LOC113278563 gene encoding signal recognition particle 14 kDa protein-like: MVLLQPDPFLNELTAMYGRSTENGSVWVTFKRSSMKSKAKRNKLGADALEFRCLVRATDGKKTISTLISAKDQQKFQSSYATVLKAHMHALKKRERKDKKKAAEVNKKEEKAPKKSRSSTKVTA; the protein is encoded by the exons ATG GTTCTTTTACAACCAGACCCGTTTCTCAATGAGCTTACTGCCATGTACGGGAGAAGCACGGAAAATGGATCAGTTTGGGTCACCTTTAAAAGAT CATCGATGAAGTCTAAGGCAAAGAGGAATAAATTGGGTGCAGATGCTCTTGAATTTAGATGCCTTGTTCGAGCCACTGATGGTAAAAAGACCATCTCTACTTTG ATTTCAGCCAAGGATCAGCAAAAGTTTCAATCTTCTTATGCAACAGTTCTGAAAGCGCACATGCATGCGCTAAAAAAGAGGGAgagaaaagataagaagaaggCAGCCGAGGTgaacaagaaggaagagaaagcTCCAAAAAAGTCTCGTTCATCTACCAAGGTTACTGCTTGA
- the LOC113284550 gene encoding uncharacterized protein LOC113284550: protein MSCLQITACGTIAKTKSICASRCLSSSQSCVSRNNSVQLLGTPLRQVSCATRYQRCTTVCLFGNKGKQENSGDGSSPWKSLENAMGGLGKEKSIQDILREQMQNKEYADTGGGGGLGGRPPPSGGGGSGDGPEDEGVAGTLDEFLQVILATAGFLFLYAYIIRGDEIAIVGKDILKFIVTRKKSLRLERIGDKWRRLYRRLAKKDQVQRDPFWLERAILNTPTWWHDPVQYKRYLASRLRRSSYS from the exons ATGAGCTGCTTGCAGATTACTGCTTGTGGGACGATTGCAAAAACCAAGAGTATATGCGCATCACGTTGTTTATCTTCCTCACAATCATGTGTCTCTCGGAATAATTCTGTTCAACTTCTTGGAACCCCATTGAGACAAGTTTCTTGCGCAACTAGGTACCAGAGATGCACTACCGTTTGCTTGTTCGGAAACAAAGGAAAACAAGAGAACAGTGGTGAT GGGTCGTCTCCATGGAAATCTCTTGAGAATGCTATGGGAGGATTAGGAAAAGAGAAATCCATACAGGATATTTTGAGGGAGCAGATGCAAAATAAAGAATATGCTGATACTGGAGGTGGAGGTGGACTTGGAGGTCGTCCACCACCGAGCGGTGGAGGTGGGAGTGGGGATGGTCCCGAGGATGAAGGTGTTGCTGGTACGTTGGACGAATTTTTACAAGTAATCTTAGCAACTGCTGGCTTCCTCTTTCTG TATGCCTACATAATCCGTGGTGACGAGATAGCTATAGTAGGAAAGGACATTTTGAAGTTTATCGTTACAagaaagaagagtcttcgattaGAACGTATCGGTGACAAATGGAGAAGGCTCTACCGTAGACTGGCAAAGAAGGATCAGGTACAGAGAGATCCGTTTTGGTTGGAACGTGCAATCCTCAATACTCCAACATGGTGGCATGACCCTGTACAGTACAAACGCTACCTCGCATCCCGTCTTAGACGATCATCCTATTCATAG